The Daucus carota subsp. sativus chromosome 9, DH1 v3.0, whole genome shotgun sequence genome window below encodes:
- the LOC108201567 gene encoding uncharacterized protein LOC108201567: MEITKTKEGSVGLSYPMLTKSNYTTWSLKMKVFMKAQGVWGAIEGDPKTVVDERMVQIPLAAIYQGVPKDVLLTIAEKETAKEAWEAIKTMSVGAERVKEAKVQTLKGEFESLTMRETDNIDDFCMKLSGIATNIRVLGEVMEESSVVRKILCAVPDKFLQIASNIEQFGDMKTMTVEDLMGRPKTHEERIKGRCESADRQQLLLVSQNQKPRGGYFCDKSKIRCYNYNTMGHYASECSKSRRESEKRQEVNMAVVEDDEPALL, from the coding sequence ATGGAAATAACCAAGACAAAAGAAGGCTCTGTGGGTTTAAGCTATCCAATGCTAACGAAAAGTAACTATACAACATGGTCCCTGAAAATGAAGGTTTTCATGAAGGCGCAAGGTGTTTGGGGTGCGATCGAAGGAGACCCAAAGACTGTTGTTGATGAGAGGATGGTACAGATACCTCTTGCAGCTATATACCAAGGCGTGCCAAAAGACGTACTGCTGACTATTGCTGAGAAAGAAACCGCAAAGGAAGCTTGGGAAGCCATTAAAACGATGAGTGTAGGAGCTGAGCGAGTGAAGGAGGCTAAGGTACAAACGTTAAAGGGAGAGTTTGAGTCTCTTACCATGAGGGAGACAGATAACATCGATGATTTCTGTATGAAGCTGAGCGGGATAGCGACCAACATACGGGTTCTTGGAGAAGTGATGGAGGAGTCAAGCGTTGTGAGGAAGATCCTATGTGCAGTCCCCGATAAATTTCTCCAGATAGCTTCAAATATCGAACAGTTCGGAGACATGAAAACTATGACGGTTGAAGACTTAATGGGTCGTCCTAAAACTCACGAGGAGAGGATAAAGGGCAGGTGTGAGAGCGCAGACAGACAACAACTTCTCTTGGTATCTCAGAATCAAAAACCTAGAGGTGGTTATTTCTGTGATAAGAGTAAGATCAGGTGCTACAACTATAACACCATGGGTCACTATGCATCAGAATGTAGCAAATCACGACGGGAAAGTGAGAAGAGGCAGGAAGTAAACATGGCAGTCGTCGAGGATGATGAACCAGCTTTGTTATAG